A genomic segment from Truepera sp. encodes:
- the trkA gene encoding Trk system potassium transporter TrkA, protein MQIVIVGGGEIGALIAGALHRTHSVVIVDQVPEREAAFAAMDVQFLRGNGTDPDDLRAAQVERAAAFIACTSNDDVNVLSCLAAKGLGAKRTLAFVTRQRYVDAFKRDGAFESVGLLIDRVLWPQRILAHQIADIVRAPRAVDSARFAGGRITLLEFLMAPFDPFLHESLGQISLPPGVLAVGAIKGDSFVIPTGATTFEPGDRVVFMGITERMRELHRRFAPHVRSPRVFIVGGGNVGFMVAQQLAHGRSDLTIIEEDPERCEKLAQWLPHALVLKGDGTDLELLEQERAEDADVVVAVTDDDAKNLLVSLLSKQLGIPKVITRVGRARNRRLFTRVGIDAPLTPRAAAVQEVLNWLEVDEVEHLATIEDRAEVMEATFPLGCVGGRVMDLGTPASMLIGAVRRNERIIVPHGETIIEPGDHLYVVTTPDEVDAVEAWLEERRARSQPG, encoded by the coding sequence ATGCAGATCGTCATCGTTGGCGGAGGCGAGATCGGCGCGTTGATCGCCGGGGCCCTGCACCGTACGCACAGCGTCGTCATCGTCGATCAGGTTCCGGAACGCGAGGCCGCCTTCGCGGCCATGGACGTCCAGTTCCTGCGCGGTAACGGTACCGACCCCGACGATCTGCGCGCGGCCCAGGTGGAGCGCGCCGCGGCGTTCATAGCGTGCACGTCCAACGACGACGTCAACGTCCTCTCCTGCCTGGCGGCGAAGGGCTTGGGCGCCAAGCGGACGCTCGCGTTCGTCACGCGGCAACGCTACGTGGACGCCTTCAAGCGTGACGGCGCCTTCGAGTCCGTCGGCCTGCTCATCGACCGCGTGCTGTGGCCTCAGCGGATCCTCGCCCACCAGATAGCCGACATCGTGAGGGCCCCGCGGGCCGTCGACAGCGCACGGTTCGCGGGCGGCCGCATCACCTTGCTCGAGTTCCTGATGGCACCCTTCGATCCCTTCCTCCACGAGAGCCTCGGGCAGATCTCGCTGCCTCCGGGGGTCCTCGCCGTGGGGGCCATCAAGGGCGACTCGTTCGTGATCCCCACGGGCGCCACGACGTTCGAGCCCGGAGACCGCGTGGTGTTCATGGGCATCACCGAGCGCATGCGGGAGCTGCACCGGCGCTTCGCGCCCCACGTTCGCTCCCCCAGGGTCTTCATCGTCGGTGGTGGGAACGTGGGCTTCATGGTGGCGCAACAGTTGGCGCATGGGCGCTCCGACCTGACCATCATCGAAGAGGACCCGGAGCGCTGCGAGAAGCTGGCGCAATGGCTGCCGCACGCCCTCGTACTCAAGGGCGACGGCACCGACCTCGAACTTCTCGAGCAGGAGCGGGCCGAGGACGCCGACGTGGTGGTGGCCGTCACGGACGACGACGCCAAGAACCTCCTCGTATCCCTCCTGAGTAAGCAGCTGGGCATCCCGAAGGTCATCACGCGCGTCGGGCGCGCGCGCAACCGGCGGCTGTTCACGCGCGTGGGCATCGACGCCCCGCTCACGCCGCGCGCCGCCGCCGTGCAGGAGGTCCTCAACTGGCTCGAGGTCGACGAGGTGGAGCACTTGGCCACCATCGAGGACCGCGCCGAGGTGATGGAGGCTACCTTCCCCCTCGGTTGCGTGGGTGGCCGCGTGATGGACCTGGGAACGCCGGCCTCCATGCTGATCGGCGCGGTGCGACGCAACGAGCGCATCATCGTGCCTCACGGGGAGACCATCATCGAGCCCGGTGACCACCTCTACGTGGTGACCACGCCCGACGAGGTGGACGCGGTAGAGGCCTGGCTCGAGGAGCGCAGGGCACGGAGCCAACCCGGGTGA
- the lnt gene encoding apolipoprotein N-acyltransferase: MPVLLAAACGLLLSLALPPLGWWPFAFTLAPVFALIARAQTSRRAFWLGAAFAAPFFALYILWLPRSFAELFGAGFWVVYPFLLAALALFWGLTTWAAWRLAALGRGAARRATAKWTLVYLPVLWVLVEWARTQGYFAFPWGTLGYTWLDTPVAQLAAFGGVYGLSLLVVVPAAVLAWPWARVDSPRAGTVVASLVVASALVGAAFWLGSGASRGAPALIGEVDPPGALRALLVQGDVDPFARTSSASHDLGVHLLLTEDGVAAAAEAGRRPFDLVIWPEGAVLGIDLTKADAAPLREAITAAAPGATFVIGGRVYDGVKSFNSLLALRRGAVVGRYDKHYLVPFGERWPLYETLNGVYAAVFRSFGLPLLASTTAGERVLPITTGVGPAGAFICYESVFPQVARQLVARGAEVLVLGTNDAWFGLGAGATQHFDMGRLRAVETRRWLLRAGNDGITAFIDPWGRVVSEVPRGVPTTLAGSFETLSDLTFWVRYGSLLPWLLVASLLMALAASAAADGLGRRRR; this comes from the coding sequence ATGCCCGTGCTGCTGGCTGCCGCCTGCGGGCTCCTCCTCTCGCTCGCCCTGCCGCCGCTCGGCTGGTGGCCGTTCGCGTTCACGCTGGCGCCGGTCTTCGCGCTCATCGCGCGGGCCCAGACGTCGCGCCGCGCGTTCTGGCTCGGCGCCGCCTTCGCCGCGCCGTTCTTCGCCCTCTACATCCTGTGGCTGCCAAGGTCGTTCGCCGAGCTGTTCGGCGCGGGCTTCTGGGTCGTCTACCCGTTCCTGCTGGCCGCCCTTGCGCTCTTCTGGGGCCTGACGACCTGGGCTGCGTGGCGCCTGGCTGCCCTAGGGCGCGGCGCAGCGCGGCGGGCCACGGCCAAGTGGACGCTCGTCTACCTTCCCGTCCTCTGGGTGCTCGTAGAGTGGGCGCGCACGCAAGGCTACTTCGCGTTCCCCTGGGGCACTCTCGGTTACACCTGGCTGGATACGCCCGTCGCGCAGCTCGCCGCGTTCGGCGGCGTTTACGGGCTGAGCCTCCTGGTCGTCGTCCCGGCCGCTGTCCTCGCCTGGCCATGGGCGCGGGTCGATAGCCCGCGCGCGGGGACGGTGGTCGCTTCCCTGGTCGTCGCCTCGGCGCTCGTGGGGGCGGCGTTCTGGCTAGGGTCGGGCGCCTCGCGAGGCGCCCCGGCGCTGATCGGCGAGGTGGACCCGCCCGGGGCCCTCAGGGCACTGCTCGTGCAGGGCGACGTGGACCCGTTCGCGCGCACTTCGAGCGCGTCACACGACTTGGGCGTCCACCTGCTGCTCACGGAGGACGGCGTGGCCGCCGCGGCCGAGGCCGGCCGGCGGCCCTTCGACCTGGTGATCTGGCCCGAGGGCGCCGTCCTCGGCATCGACCTCACCAAGGCCGACGCGGCGCCGCTTCGCGAGGCCATCACGGCCGCCGCTCCCGGCGCGACCTTCGTCATCGGCGGTCGCGTGTACGACGGCGTCAAGAGCTTCAACTCTCTTCTCGCCCTCAGGCGCGGTGCCGTCGTGGGGCGCTACGACAAGCACTACCTGGTGCCGTTCGGCGAACGCTGGCCCCTTTACGAGACGCTCAACGGCGTGTACGCGGCGGTGTTCCGTTCCTTCGGCCTACCGTTGCTCGCGAGCACTACGGCGGGCGAACGCGTGTTGCCCATCACGACCGGGGTGGGACCGGCCGGGGCGTTCATCTGTTACGAGTCGGTCTTCCCTCAAGTGGCAAGGCAGTTGGTGGCGCGCGGGGCCGAGGTCCTCGTCCTGGGCACCAACGATGCTTGGTTCGGGCTCGGCGCGGGCGCCACGCAACACTTCGACATGGGCCGGCTGCGCGCCGTGGAGACGCGTCGCTGGCTCTTACGCGCGGGGAACGACGGCATCACCGCGTTCATTGACCCGTGGGGCCGCGTGGTGTCGGAAGTTCCGCGCGGGGTGCCGACCACGCTGGCAGGCTCGTTCGAGACCCTAAGCGACCTCACCTTCTGGGTCCGCTACGGCAGCCTGCTGCCCTGGCTGTTGGTTGCCTCGTTGCTCATGGCGTTGGCGGCGAGCGCGGCGGCAGACGGCTTGGGCCGGCGGAGGCGCTAG